The Corynebacterium vitaeruminis DSM 20294 genome window below encodes:
- a CDS encoding ATP synthase F0 subunit C: MNEVILAASTDGVSGSLAAVGYGLAAIGPGIGIGVLVGKALEGMARQPEMAGQLRTTMFLGIAFTEALALIGLIAGFIF, encoded by the coding sequence ATGAACGAAGTCATCCTCGCTGCTAGCACTGACGGCGTTTCTGGCTCTCTCGCAGCTGTTGGCTACGGCCTCGCCGCCATCGGCCCTGGCATCGGCATCGGTGTCCTCGTTGGTAAGGCCCTCGAGGGTATGGCACGTCAGCCCGAGATGGCTGGCCAGCTGCGTACCACCATGTTCCTGGGCATCGCCTTCACTGAGGCCCTCGCCCTGATCGGCCTGATCGCTGGCTTCATTTTCTAA
- the atpA gene encoding F0F1 ATP synthase subunit alpha, whose amino-acid sequence MAELTISSDEIRSAIANYTSSYSAEASREEVGVVISAADGIAQVSGLPSVMANELLEFPGGVIGVAQNLDTDRVGVVVLGNYESLKEGDEVKRTGEVLSIPVGDKFLGRVINPLGQPIDGLGAIEAEVDRVLELQAPSVLQRQPVEEPMQTGIKAIDAMTPIGRGQRQLIIGDRKTGKTAVCIDTILNQKANWESGDKNKQVRCIYVAIGQKGSTIAAVRKTLEEHGALEYTTIVAAPASDSAGFKWLAPFAGAALGQHWMYQGDHVLVIYDDLTKQAEAYRAISLLLRRPPGREAYPGDVFYLHSRLLERAAKLSDDMGAGSLTALPIIETKANDVSAFIPTNVISITDGQVFLESDLFNKGVRPAINVGVSVSRVGGAAQTKGMKKVSGSLRLDLASYRDLEAFAAFASDLDAASKAQLERGARLVELLKQAENSPQSVEHQIVSIWLAGNGHFDSVPVVDIRRFESELIENLRSGHPEVFEQIAGGTPLSEESQNTLVSATEAFKRTFQTTDGTPVINEPEVDALAAEEVKKNQLKVKK is encoded by the coding sequence ATGGCGGAGCTTACGATCTCCTCCGATGAGATCCGTAGCGCGATTGCGAACTACACCTCGAGCTACTCCGCGGAGGCCTCCCGTGAGGAGGTCGGCGTGGTCATTTCGGCAGCTGACGGTATTGCCCAGGTCTCTGGACTGCCTTCAGTCATGGCGAATGAGCTCCTTGAGTTCCCAGGTGGCGTTATTGGCGTCGCACAGAACCTTGACACCGACCGCGTCGGCGTCGTGGTTCTGGGTAACTACGAGTCCCTCAAGGAGGGCGACGAAGTCAAGCGGACCGGTGAGGTCCTCTCTATCCCGGTCGGAGATAAATTCCTCGGCCGCGTTATCAATCCACTGGGCCAGCCAATCGATGGCCTGGGTGCTATCGAGGCCGAGGTAGACCGCGTCCTCGAGCTGCAGGCACCATCCGTGCTGCAGCGTCAGCCAGTCGAGGAGCCGATGCAGACCGGCATCAAGGCTATCGACGCAATGACCCCAATCGGCCGTGGTCAGCGCCAGCTGATCATTGGTGACCGCAAGACCGGTAAGACCGCGGTCTGCATCGACACCATCCTTAACCAGAAGGCTAACTGGGAGTCCGGCGACAAGAACAAGCAGGTTCGCTGCATCTACGTCGCCATCGGTCAGAAGGGCTCGACCATCGCAGCCGTTCGCAAGACCCTCGAGGAGCACGGCGCCCTCGAGTACACCACCATCGTCGCTGCTCCGGCATCCGACTCCGCCGGCTTCAAGTGGCTGGCACCGTTCGCCGGTGCTGCCCTTGGCCAGCACTGGATGTACCAGGGCGACCACGTCCTGGTCATCTACGATGATCTGACCAAGCAGGCCGAGGCCTACCGTGCGATCTCCCTGCTGCTTCGCCGCCCGCCGGGACGCGAGGCTTACCCGGGCGACGTCTTCTACCTGCACTCCCGTCTTCTGGAGCGTGCTGCAAAGCTCTCCGACGACATGGGCGCTGGCTCGCTGACCGCTCTGCCGATCATCGAGACCAAGGCTAACGACGTCTCCGCCTTCATCCCGACCAACGTTATTTCTATTACCGATGGTCAGGTCTTCCTCGAGTCCGACCTCTTCAACAAGGGTGTCCGCCCGGCTATCAACGTCGGTGTGTCCGTCTCCCGTGTTGGTGGTGCCGCTCAGACCAAGGGCATGAAGAAGGTTTCCGGCTCCCTGCGTCTGGACCTGGCTTCCTACCGCGACCTGGAGGCATTCGCTGCCTTCGCGTCCGACCTGGATGCCGCTTCCAAGGCTCAGCTTGAGCGCGGCGCTCGCCTCGTCGAGCTGCTGAAGCAGGCTGAGAACTCCCCGCAGTCCGTCGAGCACCAGATCGTCTCCATCTGGCTCGCAGGCAACGGCCATTTCGACTCCGTTCCCGTCGTTGATATCCGTCGCTTCGAGTCCGAGCTGATCGAGAACCTGCGTTCCGGTCACCCGGAGGTGTTCGAGCAGATCGCTGGCGGCACCCCGCTGTCCGAGGAGTCCCAGAACACCCTGGTTTCCGCAACCGAGGCTTTCAAGCGCACCTTCCAGACCACCGATGGCACCCCCGTCATTAACGAGCCTGAGGTCGACGCGCTGGCAGCCGAAGAGGTCAAGAAGAACCAGCTGAAGGTCAAGAAGTAA
- the nucS gene encoding endonuclease NucS, which produces MRLVIARCSVDYVGRLEAHLPLADRLLMIKADGSVSIHADDRAYKPLNWMTPPCSLTEEALEGESGDPVALWTVENKKGEQLRITLDAIHSDLSYELGEDPGLVKDGVEAHLQELLAEHIETLGEGHELIRREYPTPIGPVDILCKDAEGATVAVEIKRRGGIDGVEQLSRYLDLLNRDLLLAPVQGVFAAQEIKPQARTLAEDRGIRCVTLDYDALRGIESTELRLF; this is translated from the coding sequence ATGCGTCTTGTCATTGCTCGCTGTAGCGTCGATTATGTTGGCCGCCTCGAGGCACACCTGCCGCTGGCGGACCGCCTCCTCATGATCAAGGCGGACGGCTCGGTGTCCATCCACGCCGACGACCGGGCCTACAAGCCGCTCAACTGGATGACCCCGCCGTGCAGCCTCACCGAGGAGGCCCTAGAGGGCGAGAGCGGCGATCCCGTGGCCCTGTGGACCGTGGAGAACAAGAAGGGCGAGCAGCTGCGCATCACGCTCGACGCGATCCACAGCGACCTCTCCTACGAGCTGGGCGAGGACCCGGGCCTGGTCAAGGACGGCGTAGAGGCGCACCTCCAGGAGCTGCTAGCAGAGCACATTGAGACCCTAGGCGAAGGCCACGAGCTTATCCGCCGCGAGTACCCGACCCCGATCGGCCCCGTCGACATCCTGTGCAAGGACGCCGAGGGCGCGACCGTGGCCGTGGAGATCAAGCGCCGCGGCGGCATCGACGGCGTGGAGCAGCTCAGCCGCTACCTCGACCTGCTCAACCGCGACCTTCTGCTCGCCCCGGTCCAAGGCGTGTTCGCCGCCCAGGAGATCAAGCCCCAGGCGCGCACGCTCGCCGAGGACCGCGGCATCCGCTGCGTGACCTTGGATTACGACGCCCTGCGCGGCATCGAGTCCACCGAGCTGCGCCTGTTCTAG
- a CDS encoding F0F1 ATP synthase subunit epsilon translates to MADITVELVSVERMLWSGQASMVTAQTTEGEIGVLPGHEPVLGQLVENGVVTIRPVDGDKLVAAVQGGFFSVSKEKVSILAEYAIWSTEVNTSAAEADLQAEDEVSKARAEAELKAVRRSAEK, encoded by the coding sequence ATGGCTGACATCACCGTAGAACTCGTCTCCGTAGAGCGCATGCTGTGGTCTGGACAGGCCAGCATGGTCACTGCGCAGACCACCGAAGGTGAGATCGGCGTGCTGCCCGGCCACGAGCCGGTTCTCGGCCAGCTGGTCGAGAACGGTGTCGTGACCATCCGTCCGGTCGACGGCGACAAGCTGGTCGCTGCCGTCCAGGGTGGCTTTTTCTCCGTCTCCAAGGAGAAGGTCTCCATCCTTGCAGAGTATGCAATCTGGTCCACGGAGGTTAACACCTCCGCGGCCGAGGCAGACCTGCAGGCAGAGGATGAAGTGTCGAAGGCACGTGCCGAGGCTGAGCTGAAAGCCGTGCGTCGTAGCGCCGAGAAGTAA
- the mce gene encoding methylmalonyl-CoA epimerase, with protein sequence MSNDIASIEIPHELVICLDHVGIAVPNLDAAVEFYRSAFGWVNHHQETNEEQGVTEAMIGPKDLKETDGMIQLLAPLNENSTIAKFIDKKGPGLQQMCLRTSDIEALSKHLTEQGVRLLYPAPKVGTGGAKINFVHPKDAGGVLLELTQPVK encoded by the coding sequence ATGAGTAACGACATTGCTTCCATCGAAATCCCCCACGAGCTGGTCATCTGCCTGGATCACGTCGGCATCGCGGTGCCCAACCTGGACGCCGCGGTTGAGTTCTACCGCTCCGCTTTCGGCTGGGTCAACCACCACCAGGAGACCAACGAGGAGCAGGGCGTGACCGAGGCCATGATCGGCCCGAAGGATCTCAAGGAGACCGACGGCATGATCCAGCTGCTGGCCCCGCTGAACGAGAACTCCACCATCGCCAAGTTCATCGACAAGAAGGGCCCCGGCCTGCAGCAGATGTGCCTGCGCACCTCCGACATCGAGGCTCTGTCCAAGCACCTCACCGAGCAGGGCGTGCGCCTGCTCTACCCCGCCCCGAAGGTCGGCACCGGCGGAGCAAAGATCAACTTCGTTCACCCGAAGGACGCGGGCGGAGTTCTCCTCGAGCTCACCCAGCCCGTCAAGTAA
- a CDS encoding L-threonylcarbamoyladenylate synthase, translated as MSRIYNCADAETRATAIAAAVGAVKSCRLVVMPTDTLYGLGCDAFDNEAVAKLLATKHRGPDMPVPVLVGSWDTARGLVANYTEQMRTLIEAFWPGGLSLVVPQAPSLQWNLGDTRGTVMLRMPLHPVAIELLRETGPMAVSSANISGQAPSTTAVAAKQQLGAAVNVYLDGGETPVGVASTIIDLSGSHPKILREGAISAERVAEVLGVDPESIR; from the coding sequence ATGAGCAGAATCTATAACTGTGCAGATGCCGAGACTCGTGCAACCGCTATCGCGGCTGCCGTGGGGGCGGTCAAGAGCTGCAGGCTCGTCGTGATGCCGACGGACACCCTGTACGGACTGGGCTGCGACGCCTTCGATAACGAGGCCGTTGCCAAGCTGCTGGCCACCAAGCACCGCGGCCCCGACATGCCGGTCCCGGTGCTCGTGGGTAGCTGGGACACCGCGCGCGGGCTCGTGGCCAACTACACCGAGCAGATGCGCACGCTCATCGAGGCCTTCTGGCCGGGCGGGCTCTCGCTCGTCGTTCCGCAGGCGCCGAGCCTGCAGTGGAACCTCGGCGACACCCGGGGCACCGTGATGCTGCGCATGCCGCTGCACCCGGTGGCCATCGAGCTCCTGCGTGAGACCGGTCCCATGGCCGTGTCCAGCGCGAACATCTCTGGCCAGGCGCCGTCCACCACCGCCGTGGCGGCCAAGCAGCAGCTCGGCGCTGCGGTCAACGTCTACCTCGACGGCGGCGAGACCCCGGTGGGTGTCGCCTCCACGATCATCGACCTGTCCGGCTCACACCCGAAGATCCTGCGTGAGGGCGCGATCTCCGCCGAGCGCGTGGCCGAGGTGCTCGGCGTGGACCCGGAGAGCATCCGCTAG
- a CDS encoding MraY family glycosyltransferase — protein sequence MGAGVAGVPMRELALVILVAAAFTYLTTGLVRYWMVRTGRVGEIRERDAHTQPKPRLGGLAMFAGFLAAVFLAGQLPALTRGFQPITPEMSAVVAGAFVIVVVGVIDDLWDLDAITKLIGQILGAAVMSFLGLTWTLLFVPFGDGTTLLLDQTVSTFVTVIFTVTLINAINFVDGLDGLAAGLGMIAGLAILIFSLTILHDQGGMVSAYPPAIIAASLVGICAGFLPHNFEPSRIFMGDSGSMLIGFLLAAASTSASGKINMGLYGTADMVALMSPIIVVAAAVFVPMLDLVMAIVRRMSKGMSPFTADKMHLHHRLLSLGHTHRRVALVLYLWVSVVAFGAVAFSVVPPLVATIGILLAAAVALLATRGPARRAREQSAATTRVVAEEPPR from the coding sequence ATGGGTGCGGGTGTCGCTGGCGTGCCGATGCGAGAACTGGCCTTGGTCATTCTCGTCGCGGCCGCCTTCACCTACCTCACCACGGGCCTAGTGCGCTACTGGATGGTGCGCACGGGGCGAGTGGGGGAGATCCGCGAGCGCGACGCGCACACCCAACCCAAGCCGCGCCTGGGCGGGCTGGCCATGTTCGCCGGATTTCTCGCCGCGGTTTTCCTTGCGGGCCAGCTTCCAGCCTTGACTCGGGGCTTCCAGCCCATCACGCCGGAGATGAGCGCGGTGGTCGCCGGGGCGTTCGTCATCGTCGTCGTGGGAGTCATCGACGACCTCTGGGACCTCGACGCGATCACCAAGCTGATCGGGCAGATCCTCGGCGCCGCCGTGATGAGCTTCCTCGGGCTGACGTGGACATTGCTCTTCGTCCCGTTCGGCGACGGCACGACCCTCCTCCTCGACCAGACGGTGTCCACCTTCGTCACCGTCATCTTCACCGTGACGCTCATCAACGCCATCAACTTCGTCGACGGCCTCGACGGGCTCGCGGCCGGCCTGGGCATGATCGCGGGGCTGGCGATCCTCATCTTCTCGCTCACCATCCTCCACGACCAGGGCGGCATGGTCTCCGCCTACCCGCCGGCCATCATCGCGGCCTCGCTCGTGGGGATCTGCGCGGGCTTCCTTCCGCACAACTTCGAGCCGTCGCGCATCTTCATGGGCGACTCCGGCTCGATGCTCATCGGCTTCCTGCTCGCCGCCGCGTCGACCTCGGCGAGCGGCAAGATCAACATGGGTCTCTACGGCACCGCGGACATGGTGGCGCTCATGTCGCCGATCATCGTGGTGGCCGCGGCGGTGTTCGTGCCGATGCTGGACCTCGTCATGGCGATCGTGCGCCGCATGAGCAAGGGTATGTCGCCGTTCACGGCCGACAAGATGCACCTGCACCACCGGCTGCTTTCCCTCGGTCACACCCACCGCAGGGTGGCGTTGGTCCTCTACCTGTGGGTGTCCGTGGTCGCCTTCGGGGCGGTCGCGTTCTCCGTGGTGCCGCCGCTGGTGGCAACGATCGGCATCCTTCTCGCGGCCGCGGTGGCGCTGCTGGCCACCCGGGGACCCGCGCGCCGCGCGCGGGAGCAGAGCGCCGCGACCACCCGGGTGGTCGCGGAAGAGCCTCCCCGCTAG
- a CDS encoding F0F1 ATP synthase subunit B, with translation MTNVINFLAAGEETLPLEEHPSVLLPAAYDITWSLVVLVVVLILFWKLVLPKFQEVLAEREDRIKGGIQRAEAAQSEAKAALEKYNAQLAEARAEAAEIREEARTKGKQIEADLKAKAQEESNRIIESGEKQLAAQREQVVAELRREMGQNSINLAERLLGDQLSDDVKRSGTIDKFLAELDTVTPAGK, from the coding sequence ATGACGAACGTCATCAACTTTTTGGCAGCGGGCGAGGAGACCTTGCCGCTCGAAGAGCACCCCAGCGTGCTGCTTCCCGCTGCGTATGACATCACTTGGTCGCTCGTCGTGCTCGTTGTCGTTCTGATTCTCTTCTGGAAGCTTGTCCTTCCGAAGTTCCAGGAAGTACTCGCAGAGCGCGAAGACCGCATCAAGGGTGGTATTCAGCGTGCTGAGGCCGCTCAGTCTGAGGCGAAGGCCGCGCTCGAGAAGTACAACGCTCAGCTTGCTGAGGCTCGTGCCGAGGCTGCGGAAATCCGCGAGGAGGCCCGCACCAAGGGTAAGCAGATTGAAGCTGATCTGAAGGCTAAGGCTCAGGAAGAGAGCAACCGCATTATCGAGTCCGGTGAGAAGCAGTTGGCAGCCCAGCGCGAGCAGGTCGTTGCCGAACTTCGCCGTGAGATGGGCCAGAACTCCATCAACCTTGCAGAGCGCCTGCTCGGAGACCAGCTCTCCGACGACGTCAAGCGCTCCGGCACGATTGACAAGTTCCTGGCTGAACTCGACACCGTCACTCCCGCAGGAAAGTGA
- a CDS encoding F0F1 ATP synthase subunit delta: MHAASREALATVSSNLDTALSEGTNAVAVGAQTGTELFDVVDSLDGDRQLRIAVADASAAPEQRAGLVSAVFGNKVSQSTLEVIISAARQTWSSPREFRAGLIELGRRALLRSAENQGQLAQVEDELFSLSRLLEKEPSLTLLLDDRSTDGNRKRELLAKVLYGKVTSVTEALALQVIGRREKNSIDDINALSKQAAALQGREVAEVVSAAQLNDGQKQALAQKLERIYGREMNIHSEVDPSLLGGMVIRVGDEVIDGSTSGKLERLRTTLV; this comes from the coding sequence ATGCACGCAGCGAGCCGCGAAGCACTAGCGACTGTTTCGTCCAACCTCGATACCGCACTGTCTGAGGGGACGAACGCTGTAGCCGTTGGCGCACAGACTGGCACCGAGCTTTTCGACGTCGTCGACTCCCTCGACGGTGATCGTCAGCTGCGCATCGCGGTTGCGGATGCCTCCGCAGCCCCCGAGCAGCGTGCTGGCCTGGTGTCTGCTGTGTTTGGCAATAAGGTGTCTCAGTCCACGCTGGAGGTCATCATCTCCGCAGCGCGTCAGACCTGGTCGAGCCCGCGCGAGTTCCGCGCAGGCCTGATCGAGCTTGGCCGCCGCGCCCTGCTGCGCAGCGCAGAGAACCAGGGTCAGCTTGCACAGGTGGAAGACGAGCTCTTCAGCCTGTCCCGCCTCCTTGAAAAGGAGCCAAGCTTGACTTTGCTTCTCGACGATCGCAGCACCGATGGCAACCGCAAGCGCGAACTGCTGGCGAAGGTGCTGTACGGGAAGGTCACCTCGGTGACCGAAGCCCTTGCACTCCAGGTCATTGGCCGCCGCGAGAAGAACTCCATCGACGACATCAACGCCCTCTCCAAGCAGGCAGCTGCTCTGCAGGGTCGCGAGGTTGCCGAGGTCGTCTCCGCAGCGCAGCTGAATGACGGACAGAAGCAGGCATTGGCACAGAAGCTAGAGCGAATTTATGGTCGCGAGATGAACATCCACTCTGAGGTTGATCCCAGCCTCCTCGGTGGCATGGTCATCCGTGTCGGCGATGAAGTTATCGACGGATCCACCTCGGGCAAGCTCGAGCGTCTCCGCACGACCCTCGTCTGA
- a CDS encoding DUF2550 domain-containing protein produces the protein MEYVVIACGAVIALVLVLAAWRFFTLRSNGTPVILRRLPADGSHGWRHGVFRYNGDEIKYFMLRSLAPTADHVFHRTLVELRGHRDVTSREASFLSSPKALRFSYEGVDYELVCGAHAEMAFTAWVEAAPDSRMKRIDPKELRRRMRRER, from the coding sequence GTGGAGTACGTTGTTATTGCCTGTGGCGCGGTGATTGCGCTTGTCCTTGTTCTGGCCGCGTGGCGCTTCTTCACCCTCAGGTCCAACGGCACCCCTGTCATCCTGCGCCGCCTCCCAGCGGACGGCTCCCACGGCTGGCGTCACGGCGTGTTCCGCTACAACGGGGATGAGATCAAGTACTTCATGCTGCGCTCGCTTGCGCCCACCGCCGATCACGTCTTCCACCGCACCCTTGTCGAGCTTCGAGGTCATCGCGACGTCACCAGTCGCGAGGCCTCTTTTTTGTCGTCGCCCAAGGCCCTCCGGTTCAGCTACGAGGGCGTGGACTACGAGCTGGTCTGCGGCGCGCACGCAGAGATGGCCTTCACCGCGTGGGTGGAGGCCGCCCCGGACTCGCGGATGAAGCGCATCGATCCCAAGGAGCTGCGCCGCCGCATGCGCCGCGAACGCTAA
- the atpB gene encoding F0F1 ATP synthase subunit A, which produces MKGEFLAPNLDHEFFPEPVWFADVANGWFTIDRLMFVRLLMALVLVIFFAVAMRNPKLVPSGVQNAAEYLLDFVRIHIAEDILGKKEGNRFLPVIATIFFVVLFGNLPSVIPFLNISPNARVGMPIVLAVFGYIAFFYAGVKRYGLFKYMKSSVVIPNLPPALHILVVPLEFLSNFILRPVTLTIRLMANMLAGHLILVLLFSATNFFFWQLNGWTALSAVTVVAAVAFSLFELLVIFLQAYIFALLSAVYIELSLHADEH; this is translated from the coding sequence ATGAAGGGTGAGTTTCTCGCACCCAATTTGGACCACGAATTTTTCCCGGAACCCGTGTGGTTCGCCGATGTGGCGAACGGCTGGTTCACAATCGACCGTCTGATGTTCGTCCGCCTGCTTATGGCACTCGTCCTGGTGATTTTCTTCGCTGTGGCAATGCGCAACCCGAAGCTCGTTCCTTCGGGCGTGCAGAACGCCGCGGAGTACCTCCTCGACTTCGTCCGGATCCACATCGCTGAGGACATCCTCGGAAAGAAGGAAGGCAACCGGTTCCTGCCGGTCATCGCTACCATCTTCTTCGTGGTGCTCTTCGGCAATCTGCCTTCGGTCATTCCGTTCCTGAATATCTCCCCGAACGCTCGCGTTGGTATGCCGATCGTTCTGGCTGTTTTCGGGTACATCGCATTCTTCTATGCAGGCGTGAAGCGTTACGGGCTCTTCAAGTACATGAAGTCCTCGGTGGTTATTCCTAACCTGCCGCCGGCCCTTCACATCCTTGTTGTGCCTTTGGAGTTCCTCTCCAACTTCATCCTGCGTCCGGTCACTCTGACTATCCGTCTTATGGCCAACATGCTCGCAGGCCACTTGATTCTGGTTCTTCTGTTCTCGGCTACCAACTTCTTCTTCTGGCAGCTGAATGGATGGACCGCGCTTTCTGCTGTGACGGTTGTCGCCGCAGTCGCGTTCTCGCTGTTCGAGCTACTGGTGATCTTCCTGCAGGCCTACATCTTCGCCCTGCTGTCCGCCGTGTACATCGAACTGTCGCTGCACGCCGACGAACACTGA
- a CDS encoding F0F1 ATP synthase subunit gamma: MANLRELRDRIKSVNSTKKITKAQELIATSRITKAQARVEASQPYATEIHNVMERLASASSLDHPMLREREGANRAAILVVSSDRGMAGGYNYNVFKKAAELQKLLEESGYEVVRYVTGNKGVGYYKFRGENVAGSWTGFSQDPTWKTTHDVRRHLLDGFNATSEGTTKWREGLNSEEGQGVQGFDQVHVVYTEFESMLTQTPRAFQLLPIEPVIETVEIEKGPDILTDTGSPEADVEFEPDADTLLSALLPQYVSRSLFAMFLEASASESASRRNAMKSATDNASALVKDLSRIANQARQAQITQEITEIVGGAGALAESAESD; this comes from the coding sequence ATGGCAAATCTTCGCGAATTGCGTGACCGCATCAAGTCGGTCAACTCAACCAAGAAGATCACAAAGGCCCAGGAGCTGATTGCGACTTCTCGCATCACCAAGGCCCAAGCCCGGGTCGAGGCTTCGCAGCCTTACGCCACCGAAATTCACAATGTGATGGAGCGTCTGGCCTCAGCTAGTTCCTTGGATCACCCGATGCTCCGCGAGCGTGAGGGCGCCAACCGCGCCGCCATTCTCGTCGTGTCGAGTGACCGAGGCATGGCCGGTGGTTACAACTACAACGTCTTCAAGAAGGCAGCTGAGCTGCAGAAGCTTCTTGAGGAGTCCGGCTATGAGGTTGTACGCTACGTCACCGGAAACAAGGGTGTTGGCTACTACAAGTTCCGCGGCGAGAACGTCGCGGGCTCGTGGACTGGCTTTTCCCAGGATCCGACGTGGAAAACTACCCATGACGTTCGTCGTCACTTGCTTGACGGCTTCAACGCCACTTCCGAAGGCACGACGAAGTGGCGTGAGGGTCTCAACTCCGAGGAGGGCCAGGGCGTTCAGGGCTTCGACCAGGTGCACGTCGTGTACACCGAGTTCGAGTCCATGCTCACCCAGACCCCGCGAGCATTCCAGCTGCTTCCGATCGAGCCGGTCATCGAGACCGTCGAGATCGAGAAGGGCCCGGATATCCTCACCGATACCGGCTCGCCAGAGGCGGACGTGGAATTCGAGCCAGATGCGGATACCCTGCTGAGCGCGCTGCTCCCGCAGTACGTGTCCCGCAGCCTGTTCGCCATGTTCCTCGAGGCTTCCGCTTCGGAGTCCGCATCGCGTCGTAACGCGATGAAGTCTGCTACCGACAACGCTTCGGCGTTGGTCAAGGACCTGTCTCGCATCGCGAACCAGGCCCGCCAGGCGCAGATTACCCAGGAAATTACAGAGATCGTCGGTGGCGCTGGCGCGCTCGCCGAAAGCGCAGAAAGTGACTAG
- the atpD gene encoding F0F1 ATP synthase subunit beta, which produces MTTALAEQNTQSAGTAGRVVRVIGPVVDVEFPRGELPALFNALTVEVTLEAVAKTITLEVAQHLGDNLVRAVSMAPTDGLVRGAVVTNTGKPISVPVGDVVKGHVFNALGDCLDEPGLGRDGEQWGIHRDPPPFDQLEGKTEILETGIKVIDLLTPYVKGGKIGLFGGAGVGKTVLIQEMITRIAREFSGTSVFAGVGERTREGTDLFLEMEEMGVLQDTALVFGQMDEPPGVRMRVALSGLTMAEYFRDVQHQDVLLFIDNIFRFTQAGSEVSTLLGRMPSAVGYQPTLADEMGVLQERITSTKGKSITSLQAVYVPADDYTDPAPATTFAHLDATTELDRGIASKGIYPAVNPLTSTSRILEPGIVGERHYNVAQRVINILQKNKELQDIIAILGMDELSEEDKITVQRARRLERFLGQNFFVAEKFTGIPGSYVPLSHTIDAFERICNGDFDHYPEQAFNGLGGLDDVEAAYKKMTGK; this is translated from the coding sequence ATGACCACAGCTCTTGCAGAGCAGAACACGCAGTCCGCGGGCACCGCGGGTCGCGTTGTGCGCGTCATCGGTCCGGTCGTCGACGTGGAGTTCCCGCGCGGCGAGCTGCCGGCACTGTTTAACGCGCTGACTGTCGAGGTCACCCTCGAGGCAGTCGCAAAGACCATCACGCTTGAGGTCGCCCAGCACCTGGGTGACAACCTCGTGCGTGCCGTTTCGATGGCTCCGACCGACGGCCTCGTCCGCGGTGCCGTCGTTACCAACACTGGCAAGCCAATCTCCGTGCCTGTCGGCGACGTCGTCAAGGGCCACGTCTTCAACGCCCTCGGTGACTGCCTCGACGAGCCGGGCCTCGGCCGTGACGGTGAGCAGTGGGGCATCCACCGCGACCCGCCGCCGTTCGACCAGCTCGAGGGTAAGACTGAGATCCTGGAGACCGGCATCAAGGTCATCGACCTTTTGACCCCGTACGTGAAGGGCGGCAAGATCGGCCTGTTCGGTGGTGCTGGTGTGGGTAAGACCGTTCTTATCCAGGAGATGATTACTCGTATCGCACGCGAGTTCTCCGGTACCTCCGTCTTCGCCGGCGTCGGCGAGCGTACCCGTGAGGGTACGGACCTTTTCCTCGAAATGGAAGAGATGGGCGTCCTCCAGGACACCGCCCTTGTGTTCGGCCAGATGGACGAGCCGCCGGGAGTTCGTATGCGCGTGGCCCTGTCCGGCCTGACCATGGCGGAGTACTTCCGCGATGTTCAGCACCAGGACGTGCTGCTGTTCATCGACAACATCTTCCGTTTCACCCAGGCCGGTTCTGAGGTTTCGACCCTGCTGGGTCGTATGCCTTCCGCCGTGGGCTACCAGCCGACCCTGGCTGACGAGATGGGTGTGCTCCAGGAGCGCATTACCTCGACCAAGGGTAAGTCGATTACCTCGCTGCAGGCCGTTTACGTCCCTGCCGACGACTACACCGACCCGGCTCCTGCAACGACGTTCGCTCACCTGGACGCCACCACCGAGCTTGACCGTGGTATCGCTTCCAAGGGTATTTACCCCGCTGTGAACCCGCTGACCTCTACCTCTCGTATCCTCGAGCCGGGTATCGTCGGCGAGCGCCACTACAACGTGGCTCAGCGCGTGATCAACATCCTGCAGAAGAACAAGGAGCTTCAGGACATCATCGCCATCCTCGGTATGGACGAGCTGTCTGAAGAGGACAAGATCACCGTTCAGCGCGCGCGTCGCCTTGAGCGCTTCTTGGGCCAGAACTTCTTCGTCGCAGAGAAGTTCACGGGCATCCCGGGCTCCTACGTCCCGCTGTCCCACACCATCGACGCTTTCGAGCGTATCTGCAACGGCGACTTCGACCACTACCCGGAGCAGGCCTTCAACGGCCTGGGTGGCCTGGACGATGTCGAGGCTGCGTACAAGAAGATGACCGGAAAGTAG